In the Mesorhizobium sp. M1D.F.Ca.ET.043.01.1.1 genome, CAGGTTGTAGGGCAGGAAATAACCCGGCAGCCATTTCAGCACCGCCAGCGGGCGCGGCGGAAAGACGAAAAGCGGCGCGGTGCCGGCCGGTTCGATCGGAGCCCAGTCGCCCCTTTTGTTGCGCGTGCCGTATCGAAGATCGTCCATGGCTGATCTCACAAGGACTGTGCGAGGGTGAGGAAGCGGTCGTAGGCGGCATCGTCCATGTCCACCTGGTGCTTCGCTTCCGGATAGGCGCCTTCGGCGACGTCGCGGCCGAAGGCGCGGAAAGCCGCGATGCGCTTTTCCTGCAGTTCGGCCTCCAGCGTGACGAAGTCGGCGTAGCGCTTGGCGTGGCGCGGATAGTGGCCGGCATGGGTGCCCAGCACGTCGCAGGAGAAGAGATACTGCGTGTCGCAGGCGCTGCCGCAGCCCATGCCCATGGTGATCAGCGGCGTCGAGCGGGTGATGTGCTCGGCGAGCCTTACCGGCACCACCTCGACCTCGATGCAGGCGGCGCCCGCATTTTCAAGATCCTTTGCAGCGCGCAGAACCTTGAAGGCTTCCTCGGCGGTGCGACCAACGGCACGGAAATTCGTCCAGGTGGCACGGTTGGGCACCAGGCCGACATGGCCGGTGACCGGGATGCCCTCGGCCGCCATCGCCTCGATGAAGCGCGGCGAATGCGATGAATAGACCGCATCGGCGCCGCGCTTCATCATGGCGAAGCCCAGCCGCACCGCCTCATCGGGCGAGGCGACGGCCCCATGCGGCATGCCGACGGAGAGGAAGGCGTGAGGCGCCGCCAGGCGGATGGCTTCGAGATTGTGGTCGGGCTCGCAGGAGAGGATGGCGATGCCGCAGGCGACCGCTGCGGCGGCCTCGACCGGCGTGTCGACATGCAGTTGCAGCCATTTGCGGCTGCCCTTGGCGCTTTGCAGGTCGTAGGCCGTCAGCCGTCTCGTCACCGATGTTCCTCCCGTTCGCGGGCGGATCGATGGCGGTTGGAAAAGCTCCCCCTCACCCGGATTGCCACCTCTTCCCGCGAGAAGAGGATGCCGCCGGCGCCGGTGCTGCGCGGCGGCCGGATGAGGGGGAGAATGCCTGCGCCGATCGTCTCCCGGTCACCGGCGAGTTAGCACCGCGCTCGCGGCAAAGGCTCGCGGTTCCTTGATCAAGTCAGATCAGAGATTCTCGGCGGTGAAGGTGACGAAGCGGATCGGCGGGTTGTCGACCGGCAGGTCGTGCAGGTTGAGCCCTGCCAGCACTAGGTCGATGGCGCGGCGCGCCTGCGCCTCCGGCGCCTGGTCGAGCACGACGTCCATCGTGCCGTCGCGCAAGGCCCGCGTGCTGCGCTCGGTCAGCTCATGGCCAACAAAGAAGATGTCGCGACCGTGCTTGCGCAACACCTCGTTCAACGCGGTGTTGGCGCCGCCGGCATTGTAGAGGCCGGCAAGGTCCGGCCAGCGCTTCAGCGCTTCGTGAAGCTGCTCGGCGTTGCGGTCGCCGTCGTCGAAGCCGAACAAAGCGGCGATGGGCTCGAAGTCCTGCCCTTGCTCGATCAGGTAGTCGAAGAAGCCGCGCACGCGGTCGCGATGGACGCGATAAATCTGACTGTGGCAGATCGCGACCACCTTGCCCGGCCGCCGCTGCATCTTCGCCATCAACAACCCCGCCATGCGGCCGGCGGCATAGTTGTCGATGCCGACATAGGTGCTCTTGGTGCGCGAGATCTGCGTGACGATCTGCACCGTCGGGATGTTTTCCGCTTCGAGCTTTCGCAAGGCCGCGCTGACCAGCGGATGGTCGGGCACGGCGAGGATGAGCGCGGCGCGCCGCATCCCCGGTTCGAGGATGCGTTTGGCGATCGCCGCCGGGTTGGCCTCGTCGAGAAAAGTGCGGTGGACGGCAATCGTGCGGTCGAGCGTCGCGGCGATGCGCTCGAACGCGCGCGACAGCCTGGCGAAGAAGGTCGCGTCCGGCCTGACCAGGATCACCTCGATGCGGATGACGCCGCGATGCGCCTCCGGCAGCCGGCGCGGATAATCGAGCGAGCGCGCCGCCGCCACCACCTTCTCGACGGTCTGCGGCCGCACCCCGCCCCTGCCGTTCAGCACGCGCTCGACGGTGGCCGTGCCGACGCCGGCGCGACGGGCGATTTCGAGGAAGGTTGGCTTGGGAATGGGCGGGGCTCCCGAGGTGTGTCGGCGCGAGCGTAGCCCTTCTCCCCTTGTCGGAGAAGGTGGACCGGCTCGCCGAAGCCGCCAATCTCGCCAGCGACATATTAGAAAATACTAATTGACAGCCCGCATAAAGCGGCGCTCATTCGAGGCCATACGGATCGCAGCCAAGGCGGTCGATGTCGACCCGCCGACGTCACCTTGGGAGGGTCTCAAATGCCAACGATCATCGGCTATCACGACATCAGCAAAGATGTGAACCACTGGCTCACATCGCCCAAGCGCGAGGAGCTGTTCGGCCCGCTCGGGATCACCAATATCCGCACCTTCGTCGACCCGCAGAACCCAAAACGCGTGGCGGTGATGATGGACGTACCGGACATGGACAAGCTCTCGGCCGTGATGCAGAGCTAGGCGGCCGCGGACGCGATGGCCCATGACGGCGTGGTACCGGAGTCGCTGGTAATCGTGGTGGAATCGAAGGCGTAGGCGAGCGCCCTCTCCTTCTCCCTCATCAGGAGAAGGTTAGGCGCGTCCAGAGTTCAGCGGCGGCGCAAATGCTCTTTCAACACGCCGGTGGACAGTATTGATACGAACGGCGTTGCCAGTGCGAGAAGCCGACGCACGACTCCTCCCAGGTCCATGGTGGACATGGCCGTCAGCCGGCAAG is a window encoding:
- a CDS encoding LacI family DNA-binding transcriptional regulator — translated: MPKPTFLEIARRAGVGTATVERVLNGRGGVRPQTVEKVVAAARSLDYPRRLPEAHRGVIRIEVILVRPDATFFARLSRAFERIAATLDRTIAVHRTFLDEANPAAIAKRILEPGMRRAALILAVPDHPLVSAALRKLEAENIPTVQIVTQISRTKSTYVGIDNYAAGRMAGLLMAKMQRRPGKVVAICHSQIYRVHRDRVRGFFDYLIEQGQDFEPIAALFGFDDGDRNAEQLHEALKRWPDLAGLYNAGGANTALNEVLRKHGRDIFFVGHELTERSTRALRDGTMDVVLDQAPEAQARRAIDLVLAGLNLHDLPVDNPPIRFVTFTAENL
- a CDS encoding 3-methyl-2-oxobutanoate hydroxymethyltransferase translates to MTRRLTAYDLQSAKGSRKWLQLHVDTPVEAAAAVACGIAILSCEPDHNLEAIRLAAPHAFLSVGMPHGAVASPDEAVRLGFAMMKRGADAVYSSHSPRFIEAMAAEGIPVTGHVGLVPNRATWTNFRAVGRTAEEAFKVLRAAKDLENAGAACIEVEVVPVRLAEHITRSTPLITMGMGCGSACDTQYLFSCDVLGTHAGHYPRHAKRYADFVTLEAELQEKRIAAFRAFGRDVAEGAYPEAKHQVDMDDAAYDRFLTLAQSL